In the genome of Methylosinus sp. C49, the window GGAGACGGCGAGGACTGCCATGGCTTTTTGTTTCATTGCAAACATTCCGTTGGTTCTCGAGCAGCGTCATGACGAGTTCGAATGCATTCTTTTTCGCTACAGGCTCACACCACTCTCGTTCTCGTGGCCAATCCGTACTTTGTCGCGAGTAATTGGCATCACGTTGGCGTTTCTAGATTGCCGCCGATCGCGATCGGGGGTTCTGAGAGCACGCCGCCGCATCGCGTTGACTATCTGTCGCCTCGTAGTCCAGTTGTTCGACGGATGCATGGTCCGAACTCGCTGCGCGCCTTCTCTTTCTAGAGATTTTCAAAGGGAAGTGTGTTTCTGATCGATATCTCGGCCGTGGGCGCCGTCAGTCTTTCGCGAGCTGATGTCGTAATAGCGGCGCGCGATAGCGTTCGTCATTCGTGCGAGACGCCGCGAGAGCGAGCAGCGGAAATGTGTGCTTCACATGGTGATAGGCTTCTGTGAGAAAGCTCTGATAGAGCGTCCGGCTGGCTCCCGCCTGCATAGCGCGGCGGACCAATGGAATCGTGTGAAGCTCATCGCGCTCCGCCGCAGTGTCGCGGACGAGACGTTCATAGAATGTCATTGCGGTTCCCTCTCGGAGAAAGTCGGGATTGACGAGAATTCGGCAGCCGTTTTTGCGAGGCGGCTGCGGACGATGCGCCCGTTGCTCGTGACGAGACCGGACGCCAGCGCGGTCTCCAGCGGGATGACTTTCGCCACCTTCGGCACTGCATAGTCGGGAGCGCCGCGGCAGCATTGTCTGATCAGCTCGATCACTTGCGCCGCATCGGCAGAGCTGAACCAGGCCACGCCTCTTTGGGAAGGAATCAGAAAGACGGTCAAATGTGGTTCGCCATGTCCGACGACGCCGCAAAGCCCGATCCGCGGATCGGCCAGAAGCATTGTTTCGACCCATTCGGCGCTGACGTTGCGGCCGAAGGCGGTCACGATCAGATTGTCCGTGCGGCCATAGACAGAGACATATCCATCGGCGTCGACCCCGCCGAGATCTCTTGTTCGCCAAGGTCCCCTACTTCGAGCGCGGCCGAGGTATCCATCCATGATGGTCGGCCCATCCACGATAATTTCACCTTTTTCGACATGAACGAGGAGGCCCTTCAGAGGCGGTCCGACGGTTCCGGGGCGTCGAGCGCCAGCTCGATTGACACTGACCACGGAGCAGCATTCGGACAGGCCATAGCCTTCGTGAACGGGTATGCCGATCGACCAGGCCGCCTCCGCCACCGCAGATGGCGTCGGCCCGCCGCCCACCGCGACGAAGCGAAGAGAGGCGGGAGCCCGTCGACGCGCCGCTTCGAGCTCGCCGACCCATGCTTTGAGAAGTTGCGGAACGAGAACGCTAGTGGTGGGGCGATGCTTTTCGAAGGACGCGGAGAGGCCGGATGCGGCGCCGCGACCCACAGCTTCGGCGAGATCGCAGTCGAGAAAGGTTCGCGCGCCGACGAGGGCCGGCGCGAAAAGCGCGCAAATGGATTCCAGCAGCAGGGGCAGCGGAAGCACAGAAAGATAGGTATCGTCTTCGCGGGCGCCGATCGCTTCGGTGAGCGCCGCCGCCGACCAGCCGATCTGTCCGCTTTCGTGACGAACGCCTTTCGGACGCCCCGTGCTGCCCGACGTATAGATGATCTGACCAAAGCCTTCGACCGGCGAAACGATCTCGTCTTGACGCCGCGTCATCTCGATGAGCCGGATACACGCGCCGGCTCCTGTCGCCTTCGCCCTCGTCGAGGCGGTGACGAGCGCCAGCTCGACGCCCGCGTCTCGAACGATGTGGGAGTGCTGCTCGTCGCTGAAGAATGTCGGCAATGGAACGACGATCTTGCCAGCTAGCGCCGAGGCGAATAGCGCAACTGCCCATTCGACGCTGTTCGGCGCAAATAGTCCGATAACCCGCGGGGCCGCCTCCAAATCCTTCGCCAGTCCGTAGATGGAGGCCAGCAGCTCGTTGCGTGTAAGCGACCGCCGCGCGTCGCTGATCGCAACCTTGTCTGGATTCGCGACCGCGCGCCGTCGCATTGCCTCGAATAGCTCTCGCACCGTGACGGATCCCATAGTTGGATGGACGAATGGGATTTCGACCATGCCGCAGGATGCAGGCTACGTTCTGGCGCAACGTCGTCGCGAGTGATCGCCCCTGAAAGTCCTGCCGCTTCGATCATCGAACGATGCTCGTCCGAGCTTACGGGCGTCTTACGAGGCTCTGGTGGCGCAGTGGAAAAATCGGGGCGATATTGTGGCGTCGCGTCGAGCGCAACGAGAGGCGTTCCCGCGTCGGCGATTTCGGCTGCATGCGAGATGGGCTCTCGGACGACAGTAGCCAGCAAAAAAAGCGCCATCCGCCATGGACGGATAGCGCTCGATTTGTTTGCGACGGCGCATGCTCTCGGATCGACGCCACTCACTCGGAAAGCGTTCCGTTCCGCTCGCTAAATCATCAAGGGAGGGAAGCGCATCTCCGCGCAGCCGCCACCGCTCGCCTCGTTCCGCAGATCGAGCGCGCCTCCATGCGCCATCATGGTTCGTTCGACGATCGAGAGTCCGAGGCCAGTCCCGTCACGCCGCTCGCTCCGTACATCGCCCTTTCGGCGACGTTCTGCGTCGAGGATCGGCGCTGGAAATCCCGGACCTCGATCGCGCACGATGATTGCCGGGCAATCTGTTACCTCGACGGTGATCAAGCTACTTTCAGGTGCATGGTCCTGCGCGTTTTCAATGAGGTTCCTAACGGCGCGAAAAATATGGTCGCGTCCGCCTGAGACGAGCACTGGCCTTTCCTCGCCCACGACCTCGATCATTTTTCCGCGCGTCACAACTTGCGGGGCAAGAAAGGCCGAGGCTTCACGAGCGACTTCCCGGAGGTCGAGGATAACCGGGGATTCGATTCGTAAGCGTCCGATGCGCGCTCTGTCCAGAAGCTGTTCCACGAGACGCGCCATCGCGCTTACGTCGCGCTCGAGTCCGCGGGCATGAGGGGCGTCCACGCTCGCCAGCTGCACCATCATGACCGCGAGCGGCGTTCGCAGCTCATGCGCCATGTCCGCGACGAATTCCTCTTGCATCCGATAGCCGTCTCGCAGGCGGTCGAATGCTTCGTTGACTGTTCGAACCAGCGCCAGAATATCGTCAGGGAGCCCTTCCTCGCTGAGGGACACCATAGCCCCTGCCGGTTGTACGTGCTTTGCCTCCTCTACCGTCCGAGCCAACCGTCCGAGCCCGATGCGCACCACCAAAATGTTCGTGAGTAGAACAGCGAGCAGGAACGGGATCCATATCCAAGCAACTTCCTTCATGAGATTATGTACAACAGTTTGAAAAACGATGTCGCCGACCGGAAAGACGATCTGCACATAGGCGGGCGGGGAGATTCGGGGGATTTGACGTGAAATTCCGTACAGCTCTGGATGCGCGTCGTTAGCCGGCAATCTGAAATATCGACCCTCGTCCAATGGAAAAAGGGCCTTTGTGATGTCGGTGGAGCCGGCCAATCGCTGACCAGCGGAATCGAGCACAATAAAATAGCCGCCATGGCTCGCGATGCGGCGTATCGTCGAATCCTGGACGTCTGCGGTCAGCACTCCGTTAACGACTCTCAGATCTTTCGTGAGCTCGGAGGCATAGCCTTGCAAAGTGCCTTCATAGAAATACGAATGAGGCTCGTGAAAGCGAGTATATAAATACATTGCGCCTACGCCTATTGCGCACAGCGCGACAACGCTGAGTCCGAGCACGAGACGACCGAATAAGCATCGAGGCATAAACGTCATTGGCGAATCTCCGAAAGGAGGTATCCAATGCCTCGTAGAGTGACGATTTCCCGATTTGCGCCAGCGCCGGCGAGCTTCTTCCGCAGACGATGAATCAATACCTCGACAGCGTTGCCACTGACCTCTTCGTCATAGGCATAGAGCGCTTCCTCCAAGGACGATTTTTGAATGACGCGCCCAGAAAAGCGCATCAGCATCTCGAGAGCGCCGACCTCTCGTCGGCTGAAGTCGACAATCGCGCCATCGATCGTTGCGCGCCGTTCCTTTGCGTCCAGAGCGATATTTCCGTCCTGAAGCACATTCGGCAATGCCTTTCCGGGCCGGCGCAGCAACGCGCGAATGCGCGCCACCAGCTCATCCATGTTGAATGGCTTTCGAAGATAGTCGTCTGCACCGCCGTCGAGCCCGCTCACGACAGAGGCGGCGTCGACGCGGGCGGTGAGCAGCAGCACGGGTATCGGCGAGCCGCGTCGCCGAAGAGCGCCGAGCAGATCCATGCCGTCCCCATCCGGCAGGCCGAGATCGAGCACAATGCAATCATATTCGAAAGTTTGCAAACCGACCTGAGCCTCGGCGAGAGCTCCGTATGGATCGACCGCGAACCCCGCGGAACGGAGCGCGCCAGCCGTCGGCTCACGCAAGCGTGGATTATCCTCTAGGAGAAGTATGCGCATAGGCGACTCGGGAAAGGATTGCTCGAACCAGCGAGCGCCCCGGAGAACCAAAAGACTATGGCGATACGGCGACATCACGGCCTTGGCCAAAGACTGTCTATCGCCATTGCTTCGAGATTGCCCGGGAGCCGAAGGGGTCCCGGGCGGCAGATATCAGCCGAGTCGCGTGCTCGGCTCGCCGCGCTTGCGACCCCGGGCGACGAACAATGTCAGCGCGATGAGTAGCAAATTGAAAGGAACGACGGAGGCCTCTCCGCGAAAGAGGTGAAGCGGGATCGCAAGCGTCTGAATCGCAGCGAAGCCGATCGCCGCGGTCCGTGTCAAAGCGCCCCGAAAGCTCATGAAGGCCGGAAGAACGATGGCCACGGAGCCGGCCAGTTCCGCGCCGCCGATGAATCGCACCAAGGCGATTGGCGCATCCATCGGCCACGACACGCCCGCCTGCGCCATCTCGTGAGGCGTAAAAAATAGATGCATATAGCCCGCCATCCCGAACATGGCCGCAAGCGCGATCTGCGCGGCCCATAGCCCTATTGTCACGCTGACCTTCGCCGCTGAATGCGCGGTATTGTTCATTGTCATCCGATGACTCCTTTTTGGCCGCTCCGCGCGACCGTCCATCATCGGCACATTATCAATCGCTTTAAATTTGATCATTGCAGCCTATATTGATGCCGGCTTTCCTCTGAGTGAATGATGATGGATACTCTCACCAGCCTACGGGTCTTCGTCGCGATCGCAGAGCTGAAAAGCTTTACCGCGGCCGGGAGCAGGCTTCGTCTCTCTCCGGCGATGACCAGCAAGCACATCCAACATTTGGAGACTCGGGTTTCCGCGCGGCTCTTCAACCGTTCGAGCCGAAAGGTGAGCCTGACCGAGGCAGGGGTCGTCTACCTCGACAGCGTGCGCGTGCTGCTGGAGGGATTGGAAGAAGCGGAGGCGCGAATTTCTTCTACGACCGTCACGCCTCGCGGCACGCTGAAGGTGAGCGTGCCGGTATGGATGGCCAATCCGCGATTTGCACGCCTGATCGCCGCATATCAACGCCGCTATCCCGATGTGACGCTCGACCTCGATGTCGAAGGGCGTATCGTCAATCTCACGGACGAAGGGTTCGATCTCGCCATACGCGGGGCGAGGACGCTGGACGAAGGGCTGATCGCCCGCAAGCTCGCGGATGTCCCTTTCCTGCTCGTCGCGGCTCCCGCCTTGCTCCAACGTCTCGGCCGGCCACAGACGATATCAAATCTGCACAATCTGCCTTTTCTCGCTTATACGCCAATTATCGCCGACGGTCGGATCGTCATCGGGAACGGCAAAGATGCGCGAGAGATTCAATTCGAGCCGGTGATGCAGAGCCGCAATGAGACGATGCTCCTCCTCGGAGCGCGCGCCGGCATGGGCTTCGCGATCATGCCGCTGCCACTGATCGAGGACGATCTCGCAAGCGGCTTGCTCGAGCAGGTGCTCGCAGACGAGATGCGGGTGACGGCGCCACTTTACGCCGTCTACCCGACCCGGAGCTATCAACCGGCAAAAGTGCGTAGCTTTCTCGACTTCTTGATCGAGCACGGGGACCTTTGAGCTCTATCGCAGAGCATATCTATCTTTCAGCCGACTGTCAGACGCGCGCGCGCTCGAGCCGGATCGCTTGCTCGGGGCAAGCCGCGACGCAATAGCCACAGCCTTCGCAGGCCGGGGCGTTCGGCGTGGCCGCAGTCTTCATCCCATGCGCCCAGACTTTGAGCTTCGCAAATACCGGCAAATCGTCGAACGTCTCCTTTGAGATGCGGACGATCTCGAACACATTATATGGGCAGACCGAAACGCAATCCGCCTTTCCTTCGCAGCGAGCAGCGTCGACGACCGGGCGCATGACTCCGGGAGCTTGCCGACATTTGTTCATTCGTCGGGCTTCCATCTGTATCTCTCCGTTGATTGGAGCAAAACCTAGTCGTCGGTCGACTGGCAAATGGCTTTCGTAAATGCACCCGTCGCATGCTTTGCCTCGACTCTGTCGATAAGGGTGCGCAACGCGCGCCGGGCTTCACGCGTACGCGCTTCGGTGATCTGCGAAAAGATAAAGCTCGCGAGCACAGTCGTTCCAAGGACGCCGGCGAGGACGAGCCAATGAGCCGCAGTGGCCAATTGTTGCGGCCAACGGCTTCCACCGATGTGATCGATGATCGCGAAGATGAGGATCAGAGCCGGCATATGGATGCAATATAGGGAAAACGACATGTCCGCGAGACGCTGATGGATTAGCGATCCGAGAGGCGTCCGTCGCCAGTCGGCCGCGACGCGTAGAGCGGCCATGAGATTGAGAAAGAGGATCGCTGCAAGGAGATCGGCAATGTAGCGAAGGAGCGGAAAGGCCTCTAGAATTTGGCCGCGCAGCAAAAGCCGAATGATGACCACCGCGACTATGTACAGCGACAGCGAAGCGAAGCGGGAATGTATGAGTGGCCTCGGGACGAGAGTCGCGAAGGCCCCGAGCGCCCAAAGAAGATAGCCGAAAAGGAACCAGCTCGGTGGCAGCGACAGCGCTATGGTCAATGCGACTCCTGCCACGAAGCCGACGGTTCGGAACATCGGCGAGTAGGCGTGGGCGAAGGGAATCGCCAGAAGCGGAAATGTCACATAATACCAGAACTCGCAAGCAAGCGACCAGAGCGGGCCGTTCGTTCCGAAAAAATCCGCATAAATGGCCTGCAAATTGGCGATGGCGGCGAAGAACAAGCTGGTGCGGAAGTGGTCTTTGAACATCGACGATTCATAGATTCCGCTTTCTGCGAAATAAGATCGGCCGATCCAATCGAGCGCCGATGTCACGAGCAGCGCGGGGATGAGGACCACGTAGATGCGTGCAAATCGATGAATGAAGTAATTGCCGAGAAAGGGGCGGCCGCTCTGCAATTCGATCAGAACGGAGCCGCCGACGAGATATCCCGAGATCAAGAAAAAGCCGACGACAGCCTGGTGCGCGAGCTCATTGCTCGCGATGAACCACCACGCGTAGATCCCCGCAGAATGCTTCTCGGTCATGACGTCTGCGAGATTGATGAAGAGATTTCCGGCATGGACCGTTGTGACCTCCACCGCGCCCATCCAGCGACAGGCGGCTATGAATTGCGACAGGAGCAGTGACATGATCGTGTCTCGATTCTTTGTTGTGGGCAGCGCGGCGCAGTTGCGGAAGGGACGATCCGTCTGACCGCGATCTCGGATGAAATTCGCGCTGCGAATCGAAACGCCTCGTCGCTCGCTCATTTCTCGCAGATGGCGACCAGCCCGCGGATCCCTGCAGGCAGCTCTACGGCGCGAATGTCGACACGCTCCGTCGGGAATCCCGCAGCGACAAATAGATCGTGGAGTTCGCTTCGAGAGAAAGCTCGGCGCGTATCCGGTCTTGCGAACGGCCACCTGTCCATGGTCTTGCGCTCGGTGACGAATGCCGAAATGCGACCGCCGGGTACCAGCAGCCTCCATGCTTCCTGCATGTCGCGTCCTAGGGGATCGACGAAATAGAGCGTGTCGACGAGCAAAATCTTATCGAACGCGCCATCGGACGCTGCGACGGAATCGAACGTGCCTTGTTCGATCGTGAGTCGGCCAGACAGAACAGCGGCAAAATTCGACCGAAGCGCCATCGCCACCATCTGCGGCGAGAAATCGACGCCATGCACATGCCCTTCATTCGCGCGGGCGACCAGTTCCGAGAGACCGGCGCCAGGCCCGAAACCGAGCTCGAGCACGCGGTCGCGACTTTCGACTTGCAGCGCGTCGATCGCCAAACGGTACGGCGTCTTGTTCAGATGCGTCATCACTCTGGCGATGAGCGCGCCGACGAGGCCGCTCGGATGACGCAATTGTTTTCCGATGACTCGCCAAAAGGATGCGAAGCGCTGACGCTGTCGCGCATGTTCGAGCGCGCTCTTATCGACTGGGGCGTCGCCAGGGATCGCCTCAGATACTTGTCCGGTCATGGTCGGTCCCTCTTTTTGGCGATCGACTCTCTGGATCGTGGGTTTTCGAAAGGTGTGCTTCCACGGGCTCGGTGATGTTCGAACGATGCTCGCTCAAACTTACAGGCGCCTTACAAGGGTCTGGTTCGGCAAAGGCAAAATCAAGGTATCGTCATGACATCGAGTCGAAAGGAATTGATCAGCGCCGATGAAGAGAATGCTGGTAATGGATCGGCGATCTTGACTCCGAAGGAAGCATTCGAGCCCGTCGCTGGCCGGCAAAGCTGCTGGTTGTCGCCGGATGGCGGTGTTGATCAGGATGAGTTAGCGCAAGATGGTCTTAGCCACCGAGGAGCGGCCTGCGATAATCGACCTGCGCGACACTGCATAAACCTTCGGATCGGCCTCGTAGTAGCGGCCCCACACTCCATGATTATCGATGCGCTGCGGATCGACGTCGCCGAGAACGACAGGTCCGAGGCCGAGATTATCGATCAGCTGCCACAAGCGGCGCGTCAGTGTGAAAAACGACCAAGAAAATCCGCTCTCGCGTCCAAAGGCGACGATATCGCAGAAGAGACGCATGGTCTCACGCGGCGCCGAGCTGGCGAGCGTCGTGACTTCGAATATTTCGCTGCGGCCGATCTGCTCCCCGGATAGTTTGCTCAATACCTGCTCCACTGGCGCGAGCAAGTAGCTCTCCGAAAAAAAGCCCTCCCGCGCGGAACGTAGGCCGGCTGCGCAAACGATCCCATCGCGGTCATCGATCAGCGCAATGAGAATGGGGGAATAGACGCTGATCTCGGCGCCGTATCGAGAACGATAGACGCGCCTGATGAAGGTCTCGGCTTCCGCGCGGCGAGGATGGTCCAACGTCACGATTTGGCATCGCTCCATCGTATTCGATTCTCCGACATTGTTTCGGACGAAAGATGGGTCGCTATCCTTACGAGCGACTTACGGCGCGCCGACTGGGGAGAGGTGAACTCAAGGCCGTTTTGTGGTTTTGCGAGCACTTTATAGGCGCGCCAACTCTTCGACGTACGCGAAACGAAAATTATCGAGATGATCCGAAAGGGGCAGATGCGAACAACGAATGAAATGCGCCCCGCGCGGCATGACGGCGGCTCCAGAATCACTCCGCCGACAAGGAGTCACGCCTGACGCATTCCGTCAACCGCATTAACCCGAATTCGGAGCGCTGCGAATGTCCGAACGAACTGGCGGATGCGGTAATCCTGCATATAGAGTGCAGTCGAGCGGCTGCGCCGATCGGCGTGAGAAATCCCCCGGAGCCATTGCAGATCGGGGGATTGTTGTTCGATTAGATCACCAAGGCACTTCGCCCGCATCGTTGACGAAGGCGCCGGTCGGCCCATCGTCCTCGAGCAGCGCGCATTCAATCGCGATCACCGCCGCCTGGTCTGGAGTCCGCGAGCTCATGAAATTCGTTGCTTCCGTCGCCGTATAACCGGGGCAAATCGCATTGACCTTGACGCCCTTGTCCTTAAAGAGGCGAGCATAGCTGAGC includes:
- a CDS encoding HAMP domain-containing sensor histidine kinase, whose protein sequence is MYLYTRFHEPHSYFYEGTLQGYASELTKDLRVVNGVLTADVQDSTIRRIASHGGYFIVLDSAGQRLAGSTDITKALFPLDEGRYFRLPANDAHPELYGISRQIPRISPPAYVQIVFPVGDIVFQTVVHNLMKEVAWIWIPFLLAVLLTNILVVRIGLGRLARTVEEAKHVQPAGAMVSLSEEGLPDDILALVRTVNEAFDRLRDGYRMQEEFVADMAHELRTPLAVMMVQLASVDAPHARGLERDVSAMARLVEQLLDRARIGRLRIESPVILDLREVAREASAFLAPQVVTRGKMIEVVGEERPVLVSGGRDHIFRAVRNLIENAQDHAPESSLITVEVTDCPAIIVRDRGPGFPAPILDAERRRKGDVRSERRDGTGLGLSIVERTMMAHGGALDLRNEASGGGCAEMRFPPLMI
- a CDS encoding 4Fe-4S dicluster domain-containing protein, with product MEARRMNKCRQAPGVMRPVVDAARCEGKADCVSVCPYNVFEIVRISKETFDDLPVFAKLKVWAHGMKTAATPNAPACEGCGYCVAACPEQAIRLERARV
- a CDS encoding LysR family transcriptional regulator → MMMDTLTSLRVFVAIAELKSFTAAGSRLRLSPAMTSKHIQHLETRVSARLFNRSSRKVSLTEAGVVYLDSVRVLLEGLEEAEARISSTTVTPRGTLKVSVPVWMANPRFARLIAAYQRRYPDVTLDLDVEGRIVNLTDEGFDLAIRGARTLDEGLIARKLADVPFLLVAAPALLQRLGRPQTISNLHNLPFLAYTPIIADGRIVIGNGKDAREIQFEPVMQSRNETMLLLGARAGMGFAIMPLPLIEDDLASGLLEQVLADEMRVTAPLYAVYPTRSYQPAKVRSFLDFLIEHGDL
- a CDS encoding DoxX family protein; the encoded protein is MTMNNTAHSAAKVSVTIGLWAAQIALAAMFGMAGYMHLFFTPHEMAQAGVSWPMDAPIALVRFIGGAELAGSVAIVLPAFMSFRGALTRTAAIGFAAIQTLAIPLHLFRGEASVVPFNLLLIALTLFVARGRKRGEPSTRLG
- a CDS encoding thermostable hemolysin; this encodes MERCQIVTLDHPRRAEAETFIRRVYRSRYGAEISVYSPILIALIDDRDGIVCAAGLRSAREGFFSESYLLAPVEQVLSKLSGEQIGRSEIFEVTTLASSAPRETMRLFCDIVAFGRESGFSWSFFTLTRRLWQLIDNLGLGPVVLGDVDPQRIDNHGVWGRYYEADPKVYAVSRRSIIAGRSSVAKTILR
- a CDS encoding acyltransferase, with amino-acid sequence MSERRGVSIRSANFIRDRGQTDRPFRNCAALPTTKNRDTIMSLLLSQFIAACRWMGAVEVTTVHAGNLFINLADVMTEKHSAGIYAWWFIASNELAHQAVVGFFLISGYLVGGSVLIELQSGRPFLGNYFIHRFARIYVVLIPALLVTSALDWIGRSYFAESGIYESSMFKDHFRTSLFFAAIANLQAIYADFFGTNGPLWSLACEFWYYVTFPLLAIPFAHAYSPMFRTVGFVAGVALTIALSLPPSWFLFGYLLWALGAFATLVPRPLIHSRFASLSLYIVAVVIIRLLLRGQILEAFPLLRYIADLLAAILFLNLMAALRVAADWRRTPLGSLIHQRLADMSFSLYCIHMPALILIFAIIDHIGGSRWPQQLATAAHWLVLAGVLGTTVLASFIFSQITEARTREARRALRTLIDRVEAKHATGAFTKAICQSTDD
- a CDS encoding class I SAM-dependent methyltransferase produces the protein MTGQVSEAIPGDAPVDKSALEHARQRQRFASFWRVIGKQLRHPSGLVGALIARVMTHLNKTPYRLAIDALQVESRDRVLELGFGPGAGLSELVARANEGHVHGVDFSPQMVAMALRSNFAAVLSGRLTIEQGTFDSVAASDGAFDKILLVDTLYFVDPLGRDMQEAWRLLVPGGRISAFVTERKTMDRWPFARPDTRRAFSRSELHDLFVAAGFPTERVDIRAVELPAGIRGLVAICEK
- a CDS encoding response regulator transcription factor; the protein is MAKAVMSPYRHSLLVLRGARWFEQSFPESPMRILLLEDNPRLREPTAGALRSAGFAVDPYGALAEAQVGLQTFEYDCIVLDLGLPDGDGMDLLGALRRRGSPIPVLLLTARVDAASVVSGLDGGADDYLRKPFNMDELVARIRALLRRPGKALPNVLQDGNIALDAKERRATIDGAIVDFSRREVGALEMLMRFSGRVIQKSSLEEALYAYDEEVSGNAVEVLIHRLRKKLAGAGANREIVTLRGIGYLLSEIRQ
- a CDS encoding AMP-binding protein: MVEIPFVHPTMGSVTVRELFEAMRRRAVANPDKVAISDARRSLTRNELLASIYGLAKDLEAAPRVIGLFAPNSVEWAVALFASALAGKIVVPLPTFFSDEQHSHIVRDAGVELALVTASTRAKATGAGACIRLIEMTRRQDEIVSPVEGFGQIIYTSGSTGRPKGVRHESGQIGWSAAALTEAIGAREDDTYLSVLPLPLLLESICALFAPALVGARTFLDCDLAEAVGRGAASGLSASFEKHRPTTSVLVPQLLKAWVGELEAARRRAPASLRFVAVGGGPTPSAVAEAAWSIGIPVHEGYGLSECCSVVSVNRAGARRPGTVGPPLKGLLVHVEKGEIIVDGPTIMDGYLGRARSRGPWRTRDLGGVDADGYVSVYGRTDNLIVTAFGRNVSAEWVETMLLADPRIGLCGVVGHGEPHLTVFLIPSQRGVAWFSSADAAQVIELIRQCCRGAPDYAVPKVAKVIPLETALASGLVTSNGRIVRSRLAKTAAEFSSIPTFSEREPQ